The nucleotide sequence ATAACCAAGGGTAAGTTTAAGTCAGTTTTCCGTAGCCTTAAGGGTTTGATATTCCAGATTAGAGTAGCTACAGTCATATAAACCACTCCGGTTCCAAACCAGCCGGCAAAATTTTGATAGGGCATCCCAAAAAATGCGCCCGGTTGGTCCCAAACCCAAAAGGGCATAGCCGTTTGACTCATGGCCGGATCTAAAACAAAATCCCATGAGGTCAATAATACAGACCCAATGACGATGGCTGTTGCTTGTTTAACCCAACTGGCTACTTGAAACTGATTAAGTCCGATTCGGGCAATAATATAAGCACTAAAGCCCAAATAAAACCATGATAGAGGGATAGTAAAAGGAACTAGCCCTGCAATTTTATAGCCTAAACCTGTCAAATAACGATAATGACCAAAGGGAAATCCCGTGCTAGTGCCTAATAATTCACTCCCCAAAGATAAACCCACTGCCGGGATCATAAATCCTAACCAATGCCATACCCCTACTGTACGATAGGCATAAACAGCTACGGCTGCCATACCCAGGAGCATATAAACAACTCCACCGCCAGCTAAAGACCAAGCAAAGGCTGTTTTGCCTATTTCTGGGAGTTTAGCGATTAAATCGGGGTTGGGTAAGACGATTAACAGTCCGGCTAACCCAAAGGCCATCGAAAAAAGATGGCCCCATAGCAAACTCTTTTCTACACTAATCACTTGCTTCATTGTCTCGCTGATTTCCACTTGGCTGATTAGTTTCTAGTTTACAAATCTTCATCAATAAATGTAACAAAAAATTAAAAAAAATCTTAATTTTTTTTGAGTAGAGTACAAAAAGCCAGGTAACTCAGCAAAAGAAGTTTCAAAGTTTTCGGCAAAAGTCAAGCCAGGGTTACAAAAAAATGGTTAAGATAAACCCCCAACTAATCTGCATAGTAGTACAGCGAAGCGAAAAATCTACAGAGAAACTACCATAACAATCACCTAAAACAAATTTGTCTGCTCCTGAGTCGCCTAATTCCTTGATGGTACTATTGGCAAAAAGTGCTTTAAAATGACTTTAAAAACCGTTTGCAAAGACTAAAGATCAAATGACCACAAAGCAAGTGGGTTTAACTCACCCCCTAGAAAAACTGGACTGGGAATGGCGAGGCCATCAAATTCAATACATGGTTATGGGAGTAGGACAACCCTTGCTATTAATTCATGGGTTTGGTGCTTCTATTGGCCATTGGCGCAAAAATATTCCTGTTCTGGCCGAAAAAGGTTATCGTGTGTTTGCCCTAGATTTATTAGGATTTGGTAACTCAGATAAACCTGTCCTAAATTACACTCTAGAGCTATGGCAGGCCCAAATACGGGATTTTTGGGCGGCTCATATCCAAAAACCTACCGTATTTGTGGGGAACTCCATTGGCGGCTTATTGAGTTTAATGGTGATGACAGATTATCCTGAAATCAGTGCCGGTGGGGTATTGATTAATTGCGCTGGCGGACTCAATCACCGTCCTGATGAGTTAAATTTGCCCTTAAGGTTAATTATGGGGACATTTACTAAATTGGTGAGTTCTCCGCTAACGGGTAAATTTCTTTTTAATCGCATCCGCCAAAAACATCGTATTCGCAATACGCTATATCAAGTGTATCGAGATAGAAAGGCAGTTACTGATGAGCTAGTAGAAATATTGTATCAACCCTCCTGTGATCCAACCGCCCAGCAGGTGTTTGCCTCTGTCCTCTCTGCGCCGGCTGGACCGAAACCAACGGATTTATTACCTAAGCTACAACATCCTTTATTAGTATTATGGGGAGATAAAGACCCTTGGACTCCGATTAAAGGGGCGAAGATTTATCAAGAAAGAGCGAATCTCGGTCTAGATGTTGAATTTTATGCTATCCCGGATGCTGGTCATTGTCCCCATGATGAAAACCCAGAAATGGTGAATGAGTTAATTTTAAAATGGTTGGATAAACTTTAATCCAAATATTAAGAAGAAAAATTTGAGGGAAAAAAAGAGTAGGTCGCTTTTAAAAAGCCGGTTTTTTCCCTTTCTCCAATAAAATAGGGTTAATGAATTAATAGCTGTCTGTAGCCCATACTCATTAAAAAACTTTTTCAGCAGGCCCTATCTAGCAATTTTGCTTAAAAATTCTTCAGTCAATTTTACAAAAGCTCTTGAACCGGCAGAATTAGGCATAGACAACACTACGGGAGCAAACATATCTACGGCTTTAGCCACATTAACATCCATCGGAATCGAATTTTCAAATAATTTATGGGGTTCAAAATCTTCTCGAACTCGTTTCATGACTTGTTTATAATATCGACTCAGTAAACCACCGCCAGAAAGAATAAAAACGATGCCTAATAATCTTAAGTCTAGCGGGTCGCTTTCTAAGTGATTTTCTCTCATCTTAGTAATGCGTCTTTCTAAGAGTTGCATTCCTACCACAGATAAAGGTTCAGGTCGAGCCGGTAATAAATAAAAGTCACTAGCGGCAATTCCACTGCGAGTTAAAAGATTATAACCTGGGGCACAATCCATAATGATAAAATCATAGTCATCCCTAATAGGGTCTAAAATATCTTGAATGAGAACTCTTTCAAAATCATTCCAAATTTTTTCAAATTTAACATTACTGTTGGCTAAAGAGCGATAATGAAGCATTTCCGACACCAAATACTCATCATAAAGTTCGATGTCTCCGGGCAGTAATTCTAATCCATTAATTTGACATACGGAAGGGATAATAATATCCTGAATTGACAATTTTTTATAAGAATTAGGTTTAATAATATTGTCAATTAAATAGCTGATTGTCTGTCTTTTCTTGCGAGTTTTGGCAAAATCATGAGGCGACATTAAGCTCAATGTAGCACTAATTTGAGCATCTAGATCTAAGACTAAAACTCGTTTTCCATGATATTTAGCTAAACAAGTGGCTAAGTTAACAGTTAAGGTGGTCTTCCCCACTCCTCCTTTCATATTAACGGTACTAATAACTTTACCCATTGATCATTCCTAAATTACTTAATAATTGCTCATGGTTCACTTACATCCCGACGAAATATTCTACCATTGGGCGCGTCAATTACCCTAGGAAGGATTTTAATATCAATCATGGATAGGCTTTTCATATCATAGGTAGTGTAGCGGGTTGACTCACCATTGAGATCGATATCAACAACGGTGAGAGTTTTTGTAGGGGGAAGATTACTATTTAAAAGTTTTCTAGGACCTGCACCTAGTGCGCCGGTGTGGAGTAATTCTAAATGGCCTTTTTTGCCGGGATAATAGGCATGATGATGACCACTAACATAAGTATGGACGTGATAGCGTTCTAAAAGTGAGCGCAATTGTTCGGCATTGGCCAGATAATTGCCTGGGTTATCTCGTCCTACGGCAACCGCATATAGGGGTAAATGACCGATGGCTATTCGCATTTTAGCTTGTTGTGCCCCTTCAGAGGCAAGACTTTTTGAAGCCCATGCGAGTTGTTCGTGAGAGATAATATGAGTCGAAGCATCCCAGACAAGATAGAAAACGTCTTTTTGTGTAAAGGTATAGTAAAAGGGAAACCCTGATCGATCTACAAATTGCAGTCCGGTTTCGTGTTGCGGGTTATTCCAATAAGCAGAGGCTAATTGTCTTTCTGAGTCAAAGATAAATTTTCCTTGGTCTAAAGCTCCTGACGCATCATGATTACCTATAGTAAAACCAAAGGGAATGCCAGCATTTCTGATGGGTTTAGTAATATGCTGATCGAATGCACGCCACATGGCTTCTATTTGAGATTTCGTCAGGGAGGTTTTTTGTCCGGCGATCATGTCTCCGCCGCATAAGACAAGGTCCGGTTCCCAAGCGGGAATAAGTGCGATCGCTTGGTCTACTTCAGGTTCATAAGTAGTAGATCCGTACTGACTATTCAGGTCGCTAATGACCACGATACGTACATCGCCTTTGATGGTGGTGGCGAGTCCTTTGGGTGCCGGTGAGGGGTTAGAAGTAGGAGTAGGTCCAGTAGCAACGGGTGATGAGGAGAGGGGTTGATTAGACCCAGTAGTACGGTTTTTGGTTAGGGCTTGATGGGCTGGGGGACCGAACGCGTTCCGCACTAGGGTGGCTAAGGTTAAGCCGCATAAACTGCCCGTTACCATGAGAAATTGGCGGCGATCAAAGGTCATTTTACCATGCAAATCGGGAAGGGACGATCAAGATTTTATCGTTCTTTTCTTCTGTTTTTATTTTATTTAGGGTTGTCATTCAAGGGTGATAAGTCCTCAACTCACTGGGGTGCGGAACGAGTTCCGCACTACTCTATGGTGATGAGCATTATCAAGGCAAGGTGATATTCATTAACAGTCTGCCGTGACAGATATCACTGCTTCACTCGCTGCCTTCAGTTATATTAAAAGTTAAATTGTCAGTATAATAATGCCAAAAATATATCTTTTTTTAATGATAAAATTCTCAAATAAAATTATTCAGTAATTTCACTTAAATCTAACACAAAAAAAACTCATATTTTCTATTAAAATTGGTTGGTTTTACGGAAACTTTATATTATAAAATTGTGATAAATTATATATGTTCAACCAAAAAATGCAGTCTAAAAAGCTTTATAGCTAAATATCCTGTGGTTTTCTTAATAGCAAAAAAAGAGGTAATTCAGATGTTTAATCAACCAATAACCAAGATAACAAAACTTCAATTTAATCCACAAACTACTCTTTTAAAAGATGCTAAAAACCTCGTTTGTTTTGATGCACAAGAAGCGATTCCTTTCTGGATTTGGTTGTGGGAAAATCCTGGAAGCCCTATTGCTTTACCTGGAAAGATCAGTCTGGATCACCATGACTGTCTGCACGCTATTCTAGGGGTCGGCGTTTCTTTAGAGGATGAGGCCTTCTTAATTGGCGTGACTATGGGAAGTGATACAGACCTCCAAGAATGGCATTTAAAATTATTTAAATTTG is from Gloeothece verrucosa PCC 7822 and encodes:
- the cruF gene encoding gamma-carotene 1'-hydroxylase CruF, whose translation is MKQVISVEKSLLWGHLFSMAFGLAGLLIVLPNPDLIAKLPEIGKTAFAWSLAGGGVVYMLLGMAAVAVYAYRTVGVWHWLGFMIPAVGLSLGSELLGTSTGFPFGHYRYLTGLGYKIAGLVPFTIPLSWFYLGFSAYIIARIGLNQFQVASWVKQATAIVIGSVLLTSWDFVLDPAMSQTAMPFWVWDQPGAFFGMPYQNFAGWFGTGVVYMTVATLIWNIKPLRLRKTDLNLPLVMYLSNFAFAAIMSTAVGIYPPILLGIITGVIPLISLYLKAAKTETIDSLPIQATVNEYPSEKMPIVSVGGKQ
- a CDS encoding alpha/beta fold hydrolase; its protein translation is MTTKQVGLTHPLEKLDWEWRGHQIQYMVMGVGQPLLLIHGFGASIGHWRKNIPVLAEKGYRVFALDLLGFGNSDKPVLNYTLELWQAQIRDFWAAHIQKPTVFVGNSIGGLLSLMVMTDYPEISAGGVLINCAGGLNHRPDELNLPLRLIMGTFTKLVSSPLTGKFLFNRIRQKHRIRNTLYQVYRDRKAVTDELVEILYQPSCDPTAQQVFASVLSAPAGPKPTDLLPKLQHPLLVLWGDKDPWTPIKGAKIYQERANLGLDVEFYAIPDAGHCPHDENPEMVNELILKWLDKL
- a CDS encoding metallophosphoesterase family protein: MTFDRRQFLMVTGSLCGLTLATLVRNAFGPPAHQALTKNRTTGSNQPLSSSPVATGPTPTSNPSPAPKGLATTIKGDVRIVVISDLNSQYGSTTYEPEVDQAIALIPAWEPDLVLCGGDMIAGQKTSLTKSQIEAMWRAFDQHITKPIRNAGIPFGFTIGNHDASGALDQGKFIFDSERQLASAYWNNPQHETGLQFVDRSGFPFYYTFTQKDVFYLVWDASTHIISHEQLAWASKSLASEGAQQAKMRIAIGHLPLYAVAVGRDNPGNYLANAEQLRSLLERYHVHTYVSGHHHAYYPGKKGHLELLHTGALGAGPRKLLNSNLPPTKTLTVVDIDLNGESTRYTTYDMKSLSMIDIKILPRVIDAPNGRIFRRDVSEP
- a CDS encoding ParA family protein: MGKVISTVNMKGGVGKTTLTVNLATCLAKYHGKRVLVLDLDAQISATLSLMSPHDFAKTRKKRQTISYLIDNIIKPNSYKKLSIQDIIIPSVCQINGLELLPGDIELYDEYLVSEMLHYRSLANSNVKFEKIWNDFERVLIQDILDPIRDDYDFIIMDCAPGYNLLTRSGIAASDFYLLPARPEPLSVVGMQLLERRITKMRENHLESDPLDLRLLGIVFILSGGGLLSRYYKQVMKRVREDFEPHKLFENSIPMDVNVAKAVDMFAPVVLSMPNSAGSRAFVKLTEEFLSKIAR